A segment of the Anopheles cruzii chromosome 2, idAnoCruzAS_RS32_06, whole genome shotgun sequence genome:
CGGCAGATGGCCATGGCCGTCACTAACAAGAATTCTTCCCACCGCAGCCCTACTGCTTTGCATAAGATTGCCGTGCCGCGTGAGCGGGTGAATCATTTACCGAGGTTAGCCAGCAAGATGGCTGGCTAGGTTCCTGGTTAGTAATATCGATATTTTTAGGCGAGCCGAGATAATGGGAATCCGGTGGAAAGTTTCTGGTACCTCGGCGTCGTGATTAGGCACAGCTCATCCGTCACACAGCGCGACAACATGAGTCACACAAGTTGTGTGGACAGCGTACGAAAAGAAGAGGAAAATGCGTGTGTTCGTGTTGGCGCATCCTTGGCGCAACTCTACGTGGCACTGTATCCCGTCTCCTCCTCGGCCGTTGTTATCGCCCATTTTACGCGCACTTTACGGTACGCGGTGGGCATGAAATTAATCATCGACCCTCCCCAGATCGCCACAGACCGACCGGAAGGGCCAGAACggttagagagagagagagcgagagcagcCCACCGTccatccgtcggtcggtcggtaatcGTTTGTTGGCAACGCAGAGGGAACGCAAACGAGGCCACATCATTACGGACCCCGCGCCCCGCCGTATAATGTGCGCCGAGAGCAACGGCAAATGACGAAAGACGGAGCGAAAAAATAGAGGCAAATTTTCACTGCAACAACTCACGCACATCTCAATGtcgcaaacacacatacaaacacacacgggggcACTTAGCGGCTGCGGCGGACGCGTCGCCAGCCCGCCCATTGGCCACGTGCGGCGGGAAGCGAATTATCATCTTCACGCCGCGCCGCCAACGGCGAGAGGCGGCTGAGCTGAGGGTTTGGGGTGAAAGCGAGAAGCCGCGGACGCGGATATGTCGGAACAGATGAAGCGTGTGCTGGGGGTTGTTCAGGAAGctttgcggttcaataagaTGTCAATTCGGTCGTTTTCGAAAGAACAaggtggattttgtgcgtcgacttATCACGGTGGATGAGACTTTGGTCTATCTGCCATGgtcctgaatcaaaacaagaagcCAAAAAGTGGTGTGAAGCCCTGGCTCTtgggctccgaaacgagtccgtgtccagaaatcgcccaagaaGGCATCCGCTTTTTGGGTTTGGCGAAAGGAATTGGCGAAAGGAATTtggtttgtggattacttttCCGtactggtaaaacaataaaaacttaatattattgtaaccttttggACCAGCTGAAATCGTACAAAAAGACCATGCCATCTGAGTTGGCCActggcgacttccatctgtttccagacaTAAAAAATTGCATGCatggaaaattgtgtttttcttaacaaaccgcaaaatttattgaacagcctgatGTACAATGTATTTGGTTCCAgtttttaaactttaaactCACGCGCTCGGTGAGCCCTTTTGGGAGTTTTGCCGTTTTTGACTTAATAAAGTCGTGACCCGATCGAACCCAAAAATCGATTGCTGACACCTAACCTGTCGCCAATTGCGTTGCCTTTCCTAACCGTTTTAACCCCGTTAACGGTTTGGGGTTTCACCTCTCGCGGACAGGCATTGTTCGGAGGCGATTGTTTTTCCCCGCGACCCGGACGGGATTTACGTGGGTCCGATCCCGGGTGGGGTTGTCCCCGAACGGGGTCCGGAAATGTGTCACGCTCGCTCGGAAGAAGAAGCTCGCGCtcttcgcggcgcggcgctgcTCTCTTATATTGTTGTGTGCTGACCAAAGCGAGTTCTgcaaagaaaacccaaaacgtACAAACGTgtggtacacacacacacacacgcgtggtTCATTTTTCCGCCAAAGAGAAGGCAAAAACGGCATTTACGGCATTCCTGACCTGCCCACTGCCActatctcgctctcgttctttcgctccctctctcgctctgtgtcAATGGggaagtttgtttgttttcgttgcctACTTACCACGCTGTTTCTTTGCTCGTGTCGCACCCGCTGAAGGCCGACGAAGGTAACGGTTTgctggaagcggaaaagcCACCCCGGTCCGTGGCCCCCGGGAAAAGCCACAAAACCCCAAAAGCCACATTCTTTTCAGGGAGCAGGAAGCAAAATCAATGTCTGCGCACGCGGATTATTTGTCCATTCGCGCTGACGACTCCTGATTCAATTTTTATGCCacagccgaaaaaaaaagattcaAAGCGTCACCGAAGACGACGTTGCGATTAAATCGATAACGAGCATGGGCCGAATACGAGGGGCACATAAATCGCACACGACCGCGGCGCGGGGGAAATGTAGGCCGTGACGTCACCTCGCGGGCTCTCCGAAGAGTAGTTGGTAGAGCCGTGTTAAGGAAGTTTATAAATATATGCaagggcgcgcgcggtcaACACTTTCAATTCCGTTGCGACTCCCGACCGGTGCGGATCGAATACGACAGTGCAagcgtgagcgagagagagccggagagtgagcgagagcgagtggtgggaaaaaaggaaagcgaaagaacAAGAAGTAATAAACAAAGACACCAAACCCCGATCACACGAAGCGACCCGAAAACAACGAACTCTCGTGTGTCTATCGCCGGCCACTTAAACTCCAGTAAaggtgagcgagcgagagagcctCTGAGTCGCTCTGTgtgcccccgtgtgtgtgtcgtttgcGGTATTCACGGGAGATTCGATTATTAATAAACGGGAAGACCCCGCATCCAAAGTGCAACCGAGAGACGGAGGGAGACAAAAAGAGCCCGACACATAAGCCGCCGACGGGGGGGGGGTAAACAAACAGCAGCCTTGCGGTGCAacacccgagagagagaccgcgccacgtgcgagagagcgagcggctGACGTCTCGTAATCAagtggtggtgtgtgcattCGGAAACACGCGTAAACGACACCCTTTACGCGCGTCAGGCAGCGGTGAGTGCACACCACAACATAATCTATCAATGACGAgagcgtcgccgccgccgacgtctGCTTCGCTTCTGTTCGCCGCCATAAGGGAGCGGCGGCGCCACTGGTGTGCTTGGGAAAGGTTAGCGTCAAGCGCGAGTGAGTGTCTCGTGCCGCGCGCCTactgagtgagagagagagcgctttAGCACGACGTAAACAAAccaccgacgaggacgagagACACTCTTCCCGCGAGACGAAGAGTCTCGTTTTTGACACGATTGCAATCGCCGTTCGGGTGACTCAACGCCGCGCTCTCAcaactcatcatcatcgtcatcgtccgcgAGTTTCGCGTCTttcggtgcggcggcggcgtgattGTGTCGCCGCGGAATGCGGAATAAGAGAggatagacacacacactctcgcgcGAGGGCCATTCGCCGCGCGATAAACGGATCAACAGTGTCCGCCGCGGAGCAGTCGTTCCGCAGAACCGTCCGCACGCGCGCATCGAGAGCACGTGCCCCCTGTGCAGCTGCTGCTACGTAGCCTTCTTCTTCGACGTCATCGAAGGCGCGCGTCAGATTACCGTGGGAGTTtgtgtgcgagcgagagagagagcgctagAGCGAGACggtggtgttgtgtgtgatTTATCGGATCGCTTGTTCCGTTCGGATTTCCGTCCATtaaccgatccgatcgacggACGGCGTGGCGCCCTCTTGACCCGCctctgcgtgcgtgtgtgtgtgggtcgcgATTGATCCCCTTCACCACCACGCGAAGTCGTATCTTCTCGACGCTCTGTTGACGGATGATCGTTGCGAGAGCGAGACCGTGCAATGACTGAGTGAGTGACAGACGggccacaaaacaacaacaaaaaaacccaaaacgtAGTGCAGCGTGTCGCCCGATAGAACCGGTTGccggaaagagagagacagagcgagagagggtgAGCGAGTGGATTAGGCAGACAGCGGCGGCAGATCGGGTGGCGCGCGGGAGAGCAGCAGAAATCATAATTAGGTGCGCACCCGCAGGCCAATATTCGAACAGTTTGCGTGCagaagccgaaccgagcggtCAAGACtctccgagtccgagtgtGCTGAGTCCGGTCCgttccggtccgatccgatccgagagagagagtgatcgTGTGTGATATTAATTGTCGCGCCGCGCGCTCGATATTGCTTTTTCGAGAGCGAGacccgatcgacgacgatcgacgggCTGTGTGTTTGGCCTTTTGTCTCTCGTGGCGTGTCGTGACCTTGGGCGCCGTGCCTTGGTCGATGCTAATCAATCGCCCGTGGCGAgcgagtgtgcgtgtggctTTGTGTGTTCTTCGAGCGGAGCGGCGCGCCAGCTGCCTATTAACGGAGGGCCAAttgtgtgtgtagtgtgtgCGACCCCTCCCCCCGCCTTTTAAGGGCGGCCAATATTGAATGGCAACGACGCGTGTTGCCgcgtgatcgtgtgtgtgtgtgtgttggcgcaCGACTATCGCTACTATCAAGCAAAACGGAAGGCTTCAGCGGtccggtgacggcgacggccaaaCTCGAAACGATGGCCGAAGCGCAGCGGTTGATCGGGATTTCGCTGGCGAAGATCGCCCAGGCGCGCGTCTGCCGTGGTGGGGTGTCCCTCCACAAGAACCTGCTGGTCGCGACGGTCCTGCAGAAGGCGCGCTACATCTTCATGGAGGAAGCGTACCATATCGTCCACGGTCACTatcttcagcagcaacagcaacagcagcagcacaatgCTTACCTCGCGCAAACGATGGTCAGCCCCGTGACGGCATCGGAGGACGAGGAAGGGGACAAGTGCGACaacgcacagcagcagcagcagcaacgtagCAGTATGGCaatggcggccgctgccgccgcagcagccgctgcaACGGCcgcggcaacggcggccgccgctgcagcgGTAGCTGCCGCATCGACCACCGTGTCCAAGACGCCCGCCCCGAGCGACCCGTTCGCGGACGAtgaggaggacgaagaggatggcgacgacggcggcgtgatgctgccgacgacgatcgagtCACTTCCGCTcgaaccggtggcggcggaaccACTCAACATGTGTCGGAGTGGGAGCAGCGACGAGACGGAGCAGGAGTCGGAGCGGCACCACCACGATATGTCGCATCTGTTTCTGTTGCCGGCACTCGCACCGTGGATTGGCGGAACGGGATCGGAGGATGACGACGGGGCGGAAGCGGATGATCGCTCCGCTCGTTCGTTCCTGTCGACACCGTTCGtggccgacgatgacgatgatgaggacgatgaggacgatgaGGGTGGCGACGAGGAGGAGAGCCGGTGCCAGGATTTGTCTTGCCATCAgcgaacggcaccggcaccagcaccaacaacaacaacggcaacaccTTCTGCGATGCTGTACTTCGATCTCGATGATCGACGGAACGTGAGGAAGCGCTtgctgcgacggcggcggtgtcgaAGTGGTGAGGAGCCGGAAAGTGATCGTGtgatgacggcgacggtggcggccagtAAACGAAAGTCGAACGACTCGATCGCCGTCGTCCGCGATAGCGATGACGACAGTGGAAGCGGACGTGATGGTGCTGCGGCTTCTGCTGACGCGGAGGCCGTTCGGGACGACGAGCTTCCGATGGCGCTACTCGCTGCCAAGCGGTTGAAGCCGGATACGGACACCCGGCCCAGTACCTCGTGCACGCCACAGTTCTACGCCTCGCCTGCTCTCtgtccgtcgccgccgacgcGGAGTAGTGACGGGGAGTCGCGCATCTCGCCGACctcatcctcatcgtcgtcgtcgtcgtcgtccggtcAACAGCTGGAAGCGGAAAacctgaccaccaccggccctggtcattaccaccaccagcagcagcagcagcagcggaccaGTGATGTACCggagacggcggcggcgccagcttcaccgccgtcaccgtcggtcGAAAGTATCGATCGGATAACGTCGCTGGTGTCGATCTTCAGCTTCGGCAATCTGTCGCGCTCCGTGTCGACGCCCGATTTCTGTTCGGCCCAAGCGCAGAAGGATGGCCGTGGCTCAGCGTCCCGCCCggacggggtggtggtggtcggtggtgctgcgctgCAGCATCACGGCCAGCGCGGCTACCTGACGATGACGGTGTAGTaactctgctgctgcggaatgtgcgaaacagagagagagatagtaaACGATGAACTAGTTAGGAACAAAACGGTACTTTCACTACAGAGCCTGAGTCGATGATCAGCGCGCGAGAGACAGGGTCGGAGcgctagaaagagagagatagaggacCACCACGACAGAGGAAAAGAATCAAAATGTAGGGTTAGAGTTAGACGTTTAAGCAGAACAATAAATGCTGTTCCTGTTGTGTCCGGCCTTGGCTAATGGGGAGCCTCCCCCTCCGGCGGACACACGCCTAGGGCCGCGGCCAAATGAAGAGAagattgaatatttattatgcgacacacgcacgcagaaAGGGCATACAGAGAGGGAGCGAGGGCTGCCCGCCCATAATAGCAAGCAAAAGGGGAAGCAAATTAACATAAGAAGTGGCCgccgcgagagaaagagagtgatCGAGACAAGGCGCGCTCAAGCGGGGAGCATATTAGAGGTGCatcgaagagaaaacaaagcagtccgtttggccaacaacaagacatcacagagagagacagcaggGAGAAGTTGAAGTGGCGCGAACAGTAATTGGCCAAGAAAAGTGTAGCcccgcggtggcggcagcggcggagtGTCAAAGGCGAAGACCtctgaaacacacacacacacatgcataaCGCGATGGTGGTGCATTTGCTGCACTGCTGCGGTCCGAAAGTGCGCGGCGCTGCCGTTGTGTCGCGTGCGCATTCGCGAtctcgcacgcgcgcgcgattgcGACAGATGATCGCGATGCAAagctgtgtgtctgtgtgtatgtgtgtgtggatgggtAGAGCCGATTGGAAAGTTAtgtttcggtgctgctgcgatcCTTTGTTTCGATCACCGGATCACTTCACGGAGCTTTGCGCGCGATCACAGGAAAGTGTATACGAATCTATTAATGTAAGCTTCCCGAACGATGCGAGCGACAAACGAGAGGAGGGGCGGGCGTGGCGACGGCCTTCGGTTTGGCTTCCCGATTCCCAGTGCCCCCCCCCGCCCTGCGTACGTTACGGATTAACTACATTCGTTTTATCAGTATGTCAACTGaccgaccagccagccggagcAGGTCGTTCTCGTTTCTGTATAGCTCGGTACTCATTGTGTTCTACAAACTATGtatagcgcgcgcgcgaagaagATGCGGATTAGCATTAACAGAACACGGAACAActtacatacacacacatacaacaCACATATTTATTGTGATAGGAAGCGCGAAGCAACAAACGAGAGAAATAAACCCTAAAACGTTCGCCACCTTGTGGACACGGAattaacaaaaaccaaacgacgGAGAACACCCTGCTGTtgcccttttcttttcgtagCTTTCTGGTGGATCATTCGATGTCATGTCATAACGACACCCCCGGCGCGGACGCGATCCCCGCTCGGGCCGCTCGATCGGTTTACGCGATCCCCATCATATCATTCGAATGCCGCGGGGCGGCTGCTTTTCGTCCGAACCGTTGGAagtgtgcgtcgtcgtcggagtggtggccatcgatcaTCGGCGTGTCAATGAACCCTGGCGGCGCAGGTGCCGCGCTTGGTGGGGCGGGGACACAGATTTTTGCAGccctcgcagcagcagcgccacgtCGGAGCGCCTTTTAATGCGGTGCTcaccgatggccgccggtgcTGGCGAATATGAAAAGTGAAAGTTTACATAAATCTGACCACCAAGAGCCCCCCCCGCGATCCCCCGATCATCCATGGTTTCGTCATCATCGACAGTACGCCACACAATCAGTAGTGTTCTCTCGACAAATGCCCGGGCGGGGACCGGGCGCACTCTACACTCTATCCCGTAACCTGGACGCGGAGAGGGTGGTTTGGCGAAATCCAAACTCCCCGACCTCCCACACGCGCACCCGCGGCGTGTGATAACCGGAGGCGGGCGGCCGAGACTGAAACTTGGTACTGCTCTTTATTGCGCAACAgacgctccgctccggttcgTCGTTTTCCTCGTTCGGCGGACTCGCACTCGAGTAACCTCTGAGAGGTGTTGGGTGTTCAGGAGTGGTGACTGCGCTTATGCAACACTCCGACGCGGGACGCGTTGTTGAACgcgggaaaacgaaaaacccatCGCGCGATCAACCAGGCGACGGGGCGAATGTTTGATTGCCGCCTCGGTCATACTCGATCTCGATGATCCACGTCGAGGTTGGGTGTTGTTCTAGGATGTTTCACTGTTTGCCCCATTAGAACTATCCTCAAACATGATCACATCAACAGCTTTCTGTCCGACGAGTCGTTACGAAAGGAGTCTTCGATGGCTTCGATGGTTCATTATTAGCGGCACGCTACACGCTGCCGTTTGTAAACGTAAGGGGCTTACAAAAGGCTTATGTGTCCAGCGAGGGACCCTTCTATGCCGCTCCTTCACGCCAGGAGAATGTTTTGATAAACTTTGTCGATGGTAGCCAaattgctggtgctgctgctacggctGCTGCTAATCGATTCGAAACCGGTTTTATTTGCTCGTTTCCGCCCTTTCTTTTGCGATGCCGATCGGTAGTCCACCACAGCCACACAATCGTCGATACGATCGTCGTATCCAATAACGCTCGCTGGCCGCGGGTGGGAAATTTGGAATGAATAAAcgaaaaaacctttttttccGTGATTTGCATACACAATGTTTGCGGAATGTGCGAGCTGCGGTCGTCATCAACCAACCCATTGACGGAAGCTGCGTGACGTAAATGGGCTGGAAACTCGACGGTGTCTGCTTTCTTAATCGGCCACAATCGTCGGGTTGCCGAGCATATTTGGAAGATGCTGCAAAGCCTCATGGTATACAGCGGAACGCGGATTGATGAGATCCAATTTCCGTGTTTTAACGATAGTAATGTTGTATTCCTGTTGAATCAAATTAAATGTGCGGCCACAGAAACCGAATGTTTATTGCCGCATGGGAATGGCTAAACCATGACGGATTTACGAAATGGAAAGAACAGAAATTAATTGATTTGAATGTACCGGTTAATATACGTGCGGGGTTGGAACACATTTGTCATCCGTGCGATCGGTTATGGCCGGTAACCGGCGTGAAGCGTACAAATCGTACGCTCCCGAAGGGCAACTGTCAGTATTGCCCCTTGTTGTCAAACCGCCGAGAAAGGCGACGTTTTCGCTACAAACAATCGCTCCCGAAAATACATCCACACGCCGGTAAACAATAAGCGTTTCGTACCGAGTTACACGGCACAGTTGGACCACGATTGGGCACAACGCCACGACAGTATTTCCTTGGGCCGCTTTGTGATGGTATAAACGGCGCAGCAACGCCGAAGTGGACGAAAATCGAGAGAGCAAACACAGCAAGCCGGTCATCAGGCGGCAACGATGTTTTCACTGTGCAAGCAGCCGCACGAGGCGACGGCGGTGGAGTTTTCCCTAACGTGTCACTTCTTTAATCATGGCGAAAAGTCGCTCATCACCGGCGGTGCCAACGTGCTCAAGGTGTACCGCATCATCCCCGATGCGGATCCGGCCGCGCGCGACAAGTACACCGGTAGGCTCGGCAACGGTTGCGTTTGCTGCGATTGAGTTGTGGTACATTTACTTCTGTACTTTTTTGGACCAGGTTCCCGGCCACCGAACATGAAGCT
Coding sequences within it:
- the LOC128277586 gene encoding uncharacterized protein LOC128277586, with protein sequence MAEAQRLIGISLAKIAQARVCRGGVSLHKNLLVATVLQKARYIFMEEAYHIVHGHYLQQQQQQQQHNAYLAQTMVSPVTASEDEEGDKCDNAQQQQQQRSSMAMAAAAAAAAAATAAATAAAAAAVAAASTTVSKTPAPSDPFADDEEDEEDGDDGGVMLPTTIESLPLEPVAAEPLNMCRSGSSDETEQESERHHHDMSHLFLLPALAPWIGGTGSEDDDGAEADDRSARSFLSTPFVADDDDDEDDEDDEGGDEEESRCQDLSCHQRTAPAPAPTTTTATPSAMLYFDLDDRRNVRKRLLRRRRCRSGEEPESDRVMTATVAASKRKSNDSIAVVRDSDDDSGSGRDGAAASADAEAVRDDELPMALLAAKRLKPDTDTRPSTSCTPQFYASPALCPSPPTRSSDGESRISPTSSSSSSSSSSGQQLEAENLTTTGPGHYHHQQQQQQRTSDVPETAAAPASPPSPSVESIDRITSLVSIFSFGNLSRSVSTPDFCSAQAQKDGRGSASRPDGVVVVGGAALQHHGQRGYLTMTV